From Candidatus Pedobacter colombiensis, one genomic window encodes:
- a CDS encoding SusC/RagA family TonB-linked outer membrane protein translates to MHNLNINIKQKLFTAALVVIGLAGYAQQPDSLKTEVPVKKTSKNQIKATGTIKDALTGKPLNGITVAVPGFSSSFTDEKGRFSVKVPDYKVTLMISGPGYQQKDIALKSHKEITASLFESAFNSFYDEAIFLTGPIQLNKSTAAISTINTEGSWALNSETPDSYLQGRVPGLNVIRRSGTPGIGAELFLRGFNSLNTRNQPLIIVDGMVYDNTSYGNSMIAGHVSNPLQNIDPKDIENITVIKDATASIYGARSANGVIVITTSHAKELTTKIDFAAYGGLNFTPKQIPVMQAGDYRIYVSELLKSGGYTDSQIAALPYMNDNKANPSYYNYHNNTNWQDKVFKQSYNQNYFLKVTGGDDIAKYALSMGVTNNKGITKETDQQRYNTRFNADFNLARKLTANANLAFSYSEQKLFDQGLSPKTNPVYIGLVKSPLVAPNIFDGNGVASPLLAEADTFSVSNPVALIENAQLKSKVYRFFGSINFKYELSKEFALSTLIGVNYDKNRENVFIPRKGSVNDTLSNAIAQNRLANQVQRLFTLYNDTRLSYNKSFNHDHKLAATLGFRFNSTDAEQDFALGYNSPTDQFISVGTGLNALRKLGGDIGSWRWLNNYLTADYSYQDKYFISANISLDGSSRFGKDAKEGLKLGGETFAVLPAISAGWLVSSEEFMKDLNAVDLLKIRASFGLTANDDIGNYTARQYYISQNLLGMQGLVRGNIANPQLQWESVRKANLGVDVALFNERLSLSLDVYNNKTSKMLIYEPLESFSGLAFATTNSGGMRTNGFDLGINARIVNYGLWKWDTGITLGTYKTKITELPQNAIFNNYAGATYISQVGREANLFYGYKTNGIFASNADATTSGLAIKTSNGTIRNFTGGDVRFVDTNGDKVIDDKDRVVIGNPNPDFFGSFTNHVAWQRWSLDAQMTFSVGNDLYNYTRRNIESVSTMANQTLAMNNRWKADGQATDIPKTSFGDPMGNSRFSDRWIEDGSYLRLRTITATYNLPMKDKFLKYAKVYVTANNLFTMTKYLGYDPEFSATGSIYTQGIDTTLEPQFRSVQLGVRIGL, encoded by the coding sequence ATGCACAATCTGAATATTAATATTAAACAAAAGCTATTTACAGCAGCGCTGGTTGTTATAGGTTTAGCGGGGTATGCACAACAACCCGATTCTCTGAAAACAGAAGTCCCTGTAAAAAAGACTTCTAAGAACCAGATCAAAGCAACAGGTACAATAAAAGATGCGCTTACTGGAAAACCTTTGAACGGTATTACTGTTGCTGTTCCTGGATTTTCATCTAGTTTTACAGATGAAAAAGGTAGGTTTTCTGTTAAGGTACCTGATTATAAAGTAACGCTGATGATTTCAGGTCCTGGTTACCAACAAAAAGATATCGCTTTAAAGTCACATAAGGAGATAACCGCTTCTTTATTCGAAAGCGCATTCAATTCATTTTATGATGAAGCGATTTTCTTAACAGGTCCTATACAGTTAAATAAATCCACAGCCGCAATTTCTACTATTAATACTGAAGGAAGCTGGGCCTTGAACAGTGAAACGCCAGATAGTTATTTACAGGGAAGGGTTCCTGGTTTAAATGTGATTAGACGTTCAGGAACTCCCGGAATTGGTGCAGAATTATTTTTACGTGGATTCAATTCACTAAATACGCGAAACCAGCCTCTGATTATTGTAGATGGAATGGTTTACGATAATACCAGTTACGGTAATTCCATGATTGCGGGCCATGTGAGTAACCCACTTCAAAACATTGACCCCAAGGATATCGAAAACATTACTGTCATTAAAGATGCTACAGCATCAATTTATGGTGCGCGTTCTGCTAATGGTGTAATTGTGATTACGACTTCACATGCCAAAGAACTTACTACAAAAATAGATTTTGCAGCTTACGGCGGACTTAATTTTACACCCAAGCAAATCCCGGTTATGCAGGCTGGGGATTATCGTATTTATGTTTCCGAATTGTTGAAAAGTGGCGGCTATACAGATAGCCAGATTGCTGCTTTACCGTATATGAATGATAACAAAGCAAATCCGAGTTATTATAATTATCACAACAATACCAATTGGCAGGATAAGGTGTTTAAGCAGAGCTATAATCAAAATTACTTTTTGAAAGTTACCGGAGGAGATGATATTGCCAAGTATGCGCTCTCTATGGGCGTTACTAACAATAAAGGCATTACAAAAGAGACGGATCAGCAACGTTACAACACCCGATTTAATGCTGATTTTAACCTGGCTAGGAAGCTGACTGCAAATGCAAATTTAGCTTTTAGCTATAGCGAACAAAAATTGTTTGATCAGGGATTATCACCAAAGACTAATCCTGTTTACATTGGTTTGGTGAAGTCCCCATTGGTTGCTCCAAATATTTTTGATGGAAATGGTGTGGCTTCTCCTTTATTAGCAGAAGCAGATACCTTTTCTGTGAGCAACCCGGTTGCATTGATCGAAAATGCTCAATTGAAAAGTAAGGTGTATCGCTTCTTTGGCTCTATTAATTTTAAATACGAACTGTCCAAAGAATTTGCCTTATCTACACTAATCGGTGTAAATTATGATAAAAACAGAGAAAATGTATTCATTCCTCGTAAGGGTTCTGTAAATGATACCTTGAGCAATGCGATTGCGCAAAACAGACTGGCAAATCAGGTGCAGCGTTTATTTACCTTATACAATGACACCCGTTTAAGTTATAATAAATCATTTAACCATGATCATAAATTGGCGGCAACTCTTGGCTTCAGATTTAATAGCACGGATGCAGAGCAGGATTTTGCCCTAGGTTACAACTCACCAACGGATCAGTTTATCAGTGTTGGAACAGGTTTAAATGCGCTGCGAAAATTGGGTGGAGATATTGGTTCCTGGCGATGGTTAAATAATTATTTGACTGCAGATTATAGCTATCAGGACAAATATTTTATTTCTGCTAATATTTCCTTAGATGGTTCTTCTAGATTTGGGAAAGATGCCAAAGAAGGGCTAAAATTAGGCGGAGAAACATTTGCGGTTTTACCTGCCATATCTGCTGGTTGGTTGGTTTCTTCAGAAGAGTTTATGAAAGATTTGAATGCAGTTGATTTACTGAAAATACGTGCCAGTTTTGGGTTGACGGCTAATGATGATATCGGGAATTATACTGCTCGTCAATACTATATTTCTCAAAATTTATTGGGAATGCAAGGGCTGGTAAGGGGAAATATTGCTAATCCTCAATTGCAATGGGAATCCGTTCGCAAGGCCAATTTAGGCGTTGATGTGGCGCTGTTTAACGAACGTTTATCGTTAAGTCTGGATGTATACAATAATAAAACATCAAAAATGCTAATTTACGAACCTTTAGAGTCCTTTTCTGGCTTAGCATTTGCAACGACAAATAGTGGAGGAATGCGAACCAATGGTTTTGATTTGGGTATTAACGCAAGGATTGTAAATTATGGATTATGGAAATGGGATACTGGTATTACCTTAGGAACCTACAAAACTAAAATTACTGAGCTTCCACAAAATGCTATTTTTAATAATTATGCAGGTGCAACTTATATCAGTCAGGTTGGTAGAGAAGCCAATTTGTTTTATGGATACAAAACAAATGGCATTTTTGCCAGTAATGCAGATGCTACAACCTCAGGATTAGCTATTAAAACTTCAAACGGAACGATTCGTAATTTTACAGGTGGAGATGTTCGTTTTGTAGATACCAATGGTGATAAGGTTATTGATGATAAAGACCGCGTGGTAATTGGGAATCCAAATCCTGACTTCTTTGGAAGTTTTACCAACCATGTTGCCTGGCAACGTTGGTCGCTTGATGCACAAATGACTTTTAGTGTAGGCAATGACTTGTATAATTATACCCGTAGAAATATAGAATCTGTGAGTACGATGGCCAATCAAACATTGGCAATGAACAATCGCTGGAAAGCTGACGGACAGGCAACTGACATACCAAAAACGAGTTTCGGGGATCCTATGGGAAATTCACGTTTTTCTGACCGGTGGATTGAGGATGGATCTTACCTCCGTTTACGTACTATAACGGCTACTTACAATTTGCCAATGAAGGACAAATTTTTAAAGTATGCCAAAGTATATGTTACAGCCAATAATCTATTTACGATGACAAAATATTTGGGATATGATCCTGAGTTTAGTGCAACAGGAAGCATTTATACGCAAGGGATAGATACCACTCTGGAACCACAGTTCCGCTCTGTGCAATTGGGTGTAAGAATTGGATTATAA